A window from Prinia subflava isolate CZ2003 ecotype Zambia chromosome Z, Cam_Psub_1.2, whole genome shotgun sequence encodes these proteins:
- the LOC134564521 gene encoding uncharacterized protein LOC134564521, producing the protein MFTVLRTKFVIIRGHRDAEAKLQSSYQTRNAVKPEFQSDLNPACLSYPKKQRPHPAARLDDDTSLHWKEAEKPKFTFAPGSQPRLEVRAWRGQGAALRVSGTADRPDTAACGASPIRQGRPSCQRDAGAAPSCRPPTAVEGLWRSITQTCRLSRTQPPSRGARQGQAGSERCREREREAKGRARGTGRRWTPPAAGKGLALPPAAERRALTARYRRPARRPGLAIVARRKRRCSLGAPESRASSGSAGPPSLRARRGGTGRGGGDGDTARLCVGSNSVPGRKPRCQVDHGAAAVPNMKMFLNPALPPSSIKLLSGCRLKMFRIILTVEIPGAHLAPQATSCVLNEVREKSQTL; encoded by the exons ATGTTCACCGTGTTAAGAACGAAATTCGTGATCATACGAGGACACAGAGATGCAGAAGCCAAGTTGCAATCTAGCTATCAG ACAAGAAATGCTGTCAAACCCGAGTTTCAGAGTGACCTAAACCCAGCCTGTCTCAGTTATCCCAAGAAGCAACGCCCACACCCTGCCGCCAGGCTGGATGACGACACCTCTCTGCAttggaaggaagcagaaaagcCAAAGTTTACATTCGCCCCCGGCTCCCAGCCGCGACTGGAGGTGCGAGCCTGGCGTGGTCAGGGGGCTGCCCTGCGGGTCAGCGGCACCGCAGATCGCCCGGACACGGCCGCTTGCGGGGCCAGCCCCATCAGGCAGGGCCGGCCAAGCTGCCAGCGGGATGCAGGCGCAG ccccctcctgccGACCCCCGACCGCGGTGGAGGGACTGTGGCGCAGCATAACCCAAACCTGCCGCCTCAGCCGGACACAGCCCCCGAGCAGAGGGGCGcggcagggccaggcagggagtGAGAGGTGTAGAGAGCGGGAGAGGGAGGCAAAGGGGCGGGCGAGGGGAACAGGACGGCGGTGGACACCGCCCGCCGCCGGGAAAGGCCTCGccctgccgcccgccgccgaGAGAAGGGCACTCACCGCCCGCTACCGccggcccgcccgccgcccAGGGCTCGCCATTGTGGCGCGACGGAAGCGGCGCTGCTCCCTCGGCGCGCCCGAGTCGCGCGCGTCTTCCGGCAGCGCGGGCCCGCCCTCCCTCCgcgcccggcggggcgggacgggACGGGGCGGCGGGGACGGGGACACGGCCCGGCTCTGCGTGGGCTCCAACAGCGTGCCTGGCCGGAAACCGAGGTGTCAAGTAGACCATG GTGCGGCTGCGGTACCAAAcatgaaaatgtttctgaacCCTGCCTTGCCTCCTTCTTCCATAAAACTGTTGAGTGGCTGCAGGCTCAAGATGTTTCGTATCATATTAACTGTG GAGATTCCCGGTGCACACCTGGCACCTCAGGCTACAAGTTGTGTGTTAAATGAGGTAAGGGAGAAGAGCCAAACCCTGTGA